One window of Colias croceus chromosome 6, ilColCroc2.1 genomic DNA carries:
- the LOC123692559 gene encoding THAP domain-containing protein 1-like, producing MGGCSVLCCNSRTETKADGISFHSFPTEPCIRKIWIDATGRQNWVPSKNARICSNHFNANFFVGKAKLSLLKSNAMPTINIPSMNVESVQSVSTTQNDDPIPSVSSRGVKRNRQKSNDQNVSPGAKTPKLTEKPFNKSYRSKFRILQDVTAKLEKQKQISSYRLKKLRAVRESRRRLQRKVAKLENILVDLKSKIPINMEEAEDLIKI from the exons ATGGGTGGCTGTAGCGTATTATGCTGTAACAGCCGCACAGAAACAAAAGCAGATggaatttcatttcattc ATTTCCAACGGAACCCTGCATTCGTAAAATATGGATTGATGCAACTGGTCGGCAGAATTGGGTACCATCAAAAAATGCGAGAATATGTTCAAATCATTTTAACGCAAATTTTTTTGTTGGCAAAGCTAAATTATCTCTCCTTAAGTCAAATGCTATGCCAACAATAAATATTCCCAGCATGAAT gtTGAATCTGTGCAGTCTGTTTCGACAACACAAAATGATGATCCAATACCGTCAGTAAGCTCTAGAGGAGTTAAAAGGAATAGACAGAAATCAAATGATCAAAATGTGTCCCCAGGTGCTAAAACTCCAAAACTG ACTGAAAAGCCATTTAACAAAAGTTATAGAAGCAAATTTCGCATCTTGCAAGACGTTACTGCTAAG ttgGAGAAGCAAAAGCAAATATCAAGTTATCGTCTTAAGAAATTGCGGGCTGTTCGTGAGTCGCGGCGGAGACTTCAAAGAAAAGTTGCTaaattggaaaatattttggttgatttaaaaagtaaaattccTATAAATATGGAAGAAGCAGAAGatctcattaaaatttaa
- the LOC123692803 gene encoding cryptochrome-1, with protein MIKYLQTMSAIPSVVHWFRLDLRLHDNLALRNAINEAENRKHILRPIFIIDSEIKDQIRGNRLRFLIQSLQDLDTNLRKLNTRLYIIKGKRTQCLLEVLKKWDVKYITSQVDIDPVYVSQDEIVEKYCEENNIFIVKRVQHTVYDCNSALKKNNGNVPMTYQKFLSLVKDVQVKETIEITKQVSDNCKPTDFDSKDYDVPSLSEMGLDESTLSECKYPGGETEALKRLDVYMAKKQWVCAFEKPNTSPNSIEPSTTVLSPYLSHGCLSAKLFYHKLKQVESGSRHSEPPVSLLGQLMWREFYYVAGTGTENFDKMVGNAVCTQIPWKKNDEYLQAWAEGRTGYPFVDAIMRQLRQEGWIHHLARHMVACFLTRGDLWVSWEEGAKVFEDLLLDYDWSLNAGNWMWLSASAFFYKFFRVYSPVAFGKKTDKEGLYIRKYVPELKKYPTEYIYEPWKAPKSIQTAAGCIIGVDYPKRIVDHDKIHKENLQKMSAAYKINKEKKAKKRPRSD; from the exons atgataaaatatttgcaaACTATGTCGGCTATTCCTTCAGTTGTTCACTGGTTCCGATTGGATTTGCGTTTACACGATAATCTTGCATTGCGCAATGCAATTAACGag GCTGAGAATAGAAAACACATTTTAAGACCCATATTCATAATCGACTCAGAAATCAAAGATCAAATACGTGGAAACAGACTACGATTTTTAATTCAGAGTCTTCAGGACTTGGATacaaatttaagaaaattaaacactCGCTTATACATAATCAAAGGAAAGCGAACTCAATGTCTACTggaagttttaaagaaatggGATGTGAAATACATAACTTCACAAGTTGATATTGATCCAGTTTATGTATCACAGGATGAAATTGTTGAGAAATATTGTGAAGagaataacatatttattgtcAAAAGAGTTCAGCACACAGTTTATGATTGTAATAGTGccttaaagaaaaacaatggAAATGTTCCAATGACATACCAAAAGTTTCTCTCATTGGTTAAAGATGTTCAGGTGAAGGAAACTATTGAAATCACAAAGCAAGTATCGGATAATTGTAAGCCTACAGACTTTGATTCTAAAGATTATGATGTACCAAGTTTGTCAGAAATGGGTTTGGATGAGTCTACTTTATCTGAGTGTAAATATCCAGGTGGTGAAACAGAAGCTCTTAAGAGACTCGATGTGTACATGGCTAAGAAGCAATGGGTATGTGCATTTGAAAAGCCAAACACTTCTCCAAACAGTATAGAGCCAAGTACAACAGTATTAAGTCCTTATTTAAGTCATGGTTGCTTATCAGCAAAACTTTTTTATCACAAACTAAAACAAGTGGAAAGTGGTAGTAGGCATAGTGAGCCCCCAGTTTCACTCTTGGGACAATTAATGTGGagagaattttattatgttgctgGCACCGGTACAGAAAATTTTGATAAGATGGTTGGTAATGCTGTCTGTACACAGATACCTTggaagaaaaatgatgagtaCTTACAGGCTTGGGCAGAAGGTAGAACTGGTTATCCATTTGTTGATGCTATCATGCGCCAGTTAAGGCAAGAAGGGTGGATACACCATTTGGCGAGGCACATGGTAGCTTGCTTTTTAACTAGAGGAGATTTATGGGTCTCTTGGGAAGAAGGAGCTAAGGTTTTTGAAGATCTGTTGCTGGATTATGATTGGTCTTTAAATGCTGGTAATTGGATGTGGCTATCCGCTTCTGCcttcttttataaattcttCCGAGTGTACAGTCCTGTTGCATTTGGTAAGAAAACTGATAAAGAAGGTTTGtatattcgtaaatatgtGCCTGAGCTGAAGAAATACCCTACTGAATATATTTATGAGCCCTGGAAAGCACCTAAATCTATACAAACTGCTGCAGGATGTATAATAGGAGTGGATTATCCAAAAAGAATTGTTGATCATGATAAGATACATAAAGAGAACTTACAGAAGATGTCTGCAGCGTATAAAATCAACAAGGAAAAGAAAGCAAAGAAAAGACCTAGATCTGATTAA
- the LOC123692477 gene encoding cystinosin homolog isoform X1, with protein sequence MSRSGKMYSRRAGRSSHNLGHLVKSSIAFLFICLPCIYCQAEKMYIDVTTLNLLVEETHLLKLVQIGEYNVTLTVTPQIQHPDIVQFMPPYISIPGSEQPNQTVELVYDICAYGRSPGHSEVAFNATPSGIINLDSMYMRITVMHSNAIYVISYIMGWIYFVAWSVSFYPQIYINFRRKSVVGLNFDFLALNLMGFTMYSMFNCALFYSKVIQEEYFSRHPRSLNPVQLNDVFFSLHAVFATLITIIQCCIYERDQQRVSLTGRGILSGFVCVVIVTSSLAAADMIKWLDFLYYCSYIKLCITLIKYIPQAYMNYKRKSTVGWSIGNVFLDFVGGFFSILQMTLNAYNYNDWISFFGDATKFGLGLFSLVFDIFFILQHYVFYREARYILLPGTSYAAEDLEENDEGYNDQESEPYQGAPA encoded by the exons ATGTCGAGATCGGGCAAAATGTATTCACGCAGAGCCGGGAGATCTAGTCATAACTTAGGGCACCTTGTCAAGAGTTCCatagcatttttatttatat gCTTACCATGCATTTACTGTCAGGCAGAAAAAATGTACATCGACGTGACTACACTCAACCTACTCGTTGAAGAAACACATTTATTGAAACTTGTACAAat CGGCGAATACAACGTAACATTAACAGTCACGCCGCAAATACAGCACCCGGACATAGTACAATTCATGCCGCCATACATTTCGATACCGGGTTCAGAACAACCGAACCAAACGGTGGAGCTAGTATATGATATATGCGCTTATGGCAGGAGTCCAGGACATTCAGAAGTGGCTTTTAATGCTACGCCGAGCGGTATTATCaa CCTAGATTCAATGTACATGCGTATAACAGTGATGCACTCTAACGCCATCTACGTGATTTCTTACATAATGGGTTGGATCTACTTCGTCGCTTGGTCGGTGTCATTCTACCCgcaaatttatatcaattttagAAGGAAAAGCGTAGTGGGATTGAATTTTGATTTCCTCGCACTGAATCTCATGGGCTTCACTATGTATTCGATGTTCAATTGTGCGCTGTTCTATTCGAAGGTTATACAG GAAGAATATTTCAGCCGTCACCCCCGTAGTTTGAACCCGGTGCAACTGAACGATGTCTTCTTTTCCCTCCACGCTGTGTTCGCGACACTCATCACTATCATTCAATGCTGCATTTATGAG CGCGACCAACAACGCGTGTCTCTCACGGGGCGCGGCATTCTTTCCGGTTTCGTATGTGTGGTCATCGTCACCTCCAGTCTGGCTGCGGCTGATATGATCAAATGGCTCGACTTTCTGTATTACTGCAGCTATATCAAACTGTGCATCACGCTTATTAAGTACATACCGCAg GCGTACATGAACTACAAGCGCAAATCAACCGTTGGCTGGAGTATAGGCAACGTGTTCCTAGACTTCGTCGGCGGTTTCTTCTCCATACTGCAAATGACATTAAACGCATACAACTATAATGATTGGATTTCCTTCTTTGGTGATGCGACGAAATTCGGTCTTGGCCTCTTCAGTCTGGTGTTTGATATATTCTTCATATTGCAACACTATGTTTTCTACAG
- the LOC123692477 gene encoding cystinosin homolog isoform X2, with product MSRSGKMYSRRAGRSSHNLGHLVKSSIAFLFICLPCIYCQAEKMYIDVTTLNLLVEETHLLKLVQIGEYNVTLTVTPQIQHPDIVQFMPPYISIPGSEQPNQTVELVYDICAYGRSPGHSEVAFNATPSGIINLDSMYMRITVMHSNAIYVISYIMGWIYFVAWSVSFYPQIYINFRRKSVVGLNFDFLALNLMGFTMYSMFNCALFYSKVIQEEYFSRHPRSLNPVQLNDVFFSLHAVFATLITIIQCCIYERDQQRVSLTGRGILSGFVCVVIVTSSLAAADMIKWLDFLYYCSYIKLCITLIKYIPQAYMNYKRKSTVGWSIGNVFLDFVGGFFSILQMTLNAYNYNDWISFFGDATKFGLGLFSLVFDIFFILQHYVFYRHADEKKYDLNGKA from the exons ATGTCGAGATCGGGCAAAATGTATTCACGCAGAGCCGGGAGATCTAGTCATAACTTAGGGCACCTTGTCAAGAGTTCCatagcatttttatttatat gCTTACCATGCATTTACTGTCAGGCAGAAAAAATGTACATCGACGTGACTACACTCAACCTACTCGTTGAAGAAACACATTTATTGAAACTTGTACAAat CGGCGAATACAACGTAACATTAACAGTCACGCCGCAAATACAGCACCCGGACATAGTACAATTCATGCCGCCATACATTTCGATACCGGGTTCAGAACAACCGAACCAAACGGTGGAGCTAGTATATGATATATGCGCTTATGGCAGGAGTCCAGGACATTCAGAAGTGGCTTTTAATGCTACGCCGAGCGGTATTATCaa CCTAGATTCAATGTACATGCGTATAACAGTGATGCACTCTAACGCCATCTACGTGATTTCTTACATAATGGGTTGGATCTACTTCGTCGCTTGGTCGGTGTCATTCTACCCgcaaatttatatcaattttagAAGGAAAAGCGTAGTGGGATTGAATTTTGATTTCCTCGCACTGAATCTCATGGGCTTCACTATGTATTCGATGTTCAATTGTGCGCTGTTCTATTCGAAGGTTATACAG GAAGAATATTTCAGCCGTCACCCCCGTAGTTTGAACCCGGTGCAACTGAACGATGTCTTCTTTTCCCTCCACGCTGTGTTCGCGACACTCATCACTATCATTCAATGCTGCATTTATGAG CGCGACCAACAACGCGTGTCTCTCACGGGGCGCGGCATTCTTTCCGGTTTCGTATGTGTGGTCATCGTCACCTCCAGTCTGGCTGCGGCTGATATGATCAAATGGCTCGACTTTCTGTATTACTGCAGCTATATCAAACTGTGCATCACGCTTATTAAGTACATACCGCAg GCGTACATGAACTACAAGCGCAAATCAACCGTTGGCTGGAGTATAGGCAACGTGTTCCTAGACTTCGTCGGCGGTTTCTTCTCCATACTGCAAATGACATTAAACGCATACAACTATAATGATTGGATTTCCTTCTTTGGTGATGCGACGAAATTCGGTCTTGGCCTCTTCAGTCTGGTGTTTGATATATTCTTCATATTGCAACACTATGTTTTCTACAG